From the genome of Streptomyces sp. NBC_01116, one region includes:
- a CDS encoding ABC transporter ATP-binding protein, whose protein sequence is MADTGTPNATSGSWALEARGLGKRYRRGWALRDCSFRIPAGRICGLVGPNGAGKSTLLNLATRQVQPTTGELRIFGVPVDDPAVMPSFAFLGQDKPLFKRFTVADTLRMGAELNPGWDAAAATRIVRSGNVPLHARVGTLSGGQRTRVAFALAFGKRPELLLLDEPMSDLDPLARDEMSTLLMAEAVERGTTVVMSSHMLTELEDMCDYLLVVSEGRIRMAGDADALVPAHALVTGMARDGSLPPELADHTVVETRLQGRQFQAMIRPKAPIPADWESAEPSLEEVLLAHLRSPDAPSLYTQGARVEAEGTQAA, encoded by the coding sequence GTGGCGGACACGGGCACTCCGAACGCGACGTCCGGCAGCTGGGCACTGGAAGCCCGCGGCCTGGGCAAGCGCTACCGGCGCGGCTGGGCGCTGCGCGACTGCTCCTTCCGGATCCCGGCCGGCCGCATCTGCGGTCTGGTCGGCCCGAACGGGGCGGGCAAGAGCACCCTGCTCAACCTGGCGACCCGGCAGGTGCAGCCGACGACCGGCGAGCTACGGATCTTCGGCGTACCGGTCGACGACCCCGCCGTGATGCCCTCCTTCGCCTTCCTCGGCCAGGACAAGCCGCTGTTCAAGCGGTTCACCGTGGCCGACACCCTGCGCATGGGCGCCGAGCTGAACCCCGGCTGGGACGCGGCGGCGGCGACGCGCATCGTCCGCTCGGGCAACGTCCCGCTGCACGCGAGGGTCGGCACGCTCTCCGGCGGCCAGCGCACCCGCGTGGCCTTCGCGCTCGCCTTCGGCAAGCGGCCGGAGCTGCTGCTCCTGGACGAGCCGATGTCGGACCTCGACCCGCTGGCCCGCGACGAGATGAGCACCCTGCTGATGGCGGAGGCCGTCGAGCGCGGCACGACGGTGGTGATGTCCTCGCACATGCTGACCGAGCTGGAGGACATGTGCGACTACCTGCTGGTCGTCTCCGAGGGCCGGATCCGGATGGCCGGTGACGCCGACGCGCTGGTCCCGGCCCACGCGCTGGTCACCGGAATGGCCCGGGACGGCTCGCTGCCGCCCGAGCTGGCCGACCACACCGTCGTCGAAACCCGCCTCCAGGGGCGGCAGTTCCAGGCGATGATCCGGCCGAAGGCGCCGATCCCTGCCGACTGGGAGAGCGCCGAACCCTCCCTGGAGGAAGTCCTCCTCGCCCATCTCCGCTCCCCGGACGCGCCCTCGCTCTACACCCAGGGCGCCCGCGTCGAGGCCGAAGGGACCCAGGCCGCATGA